In the Pecten maximus chromosome 5, xPecMax1.1, whole genome shotgun sequence genome, ACCGAATGTCCCTAGTTTACCATGTAATCCTCTTAAATCCTCCCGAATTGCCATCTTCACTTTAAAGTTTCCTGGCCGGATTGATTTACTTagaaatgcatttttatttACTGTCTTCATTTATTATGCGTTAAAgtctttaaatatatttacaaatctaCTTGTTGGGTGTTTACAACTCCCGGATATATCCGATATAATATGCAACCACTCCGTAACGGTCTTTACAAACACTTTAAATATATGGCGATCAACTACCAACACCATAAAACTCATGAATAAGATAGATTTAGCATATTGATAACACACAACTCTCGCATTTCAATCCTCTGCATCGGCTGACGTTTATACGATATGCCAATTTATATGAATAagtaattcaattttatttaagtgcttataataaattaatagaaaatcagtaatcaaatttattaaaaaaaaattatttatttaaattcgattatttatttatctttttgtttATGCTAATTTATTAATCTAGTTATTTCTAAAGAGAGaacgaaaataaatatattaaatgaaaagtacaatattaaatatattcagaacaaataaacaatgaagGCAGCATAGGTAAGTCAATGTTATTATTTGGCTTCGGCTGGAAAATCCATAATGATAATGGGGCACTACTCTATATTGCTTCCGTTtatattacctcccttgttacTAGGGGCGCACTTGGAAACCTTGCTACCAATGACAATCGTAGAATCAGATCACGAGGTGCACTTCGTGACGTCCCCGTGTTTGTTTGACAACCTTTCGCGGAGCGGAGAGGAAGATAAGGCAAGGTAGCCGCATAGATTCACTTATCTGCCATAACAAGGTAAGTAAATGGATAATAGCTTATTCTATCAGATGCAAGACTTGTATTAGGTTGTTGAAAGTAATGTACTAATCaacatttctgataaataagtattttttttcactCGGTGTCTGGTTCCGTTAGCCATATCTACAGTATGTATCGGGTTCTACCGTATCATTTGTCGATCAAGTAGAACCTTTCGTGACAGTAGGCGATGAATGCAAACAGTAAGAGACTGCTTATGCGTTTGTGTTTACTGATAAGATTACGGGTTAAGCTTGGATAGTTTAGCaagtgtttgatattttaattttaagcaatttaattttcattttatggaATACACGTGTTTCGAGTTAAGGAGTTGGTAGCGATCCAGAATATAACTGTGCATGGCAACCCAACTGTGTGATAATCCATTCATGATTACATTTGAATTGTTCTGCTTGTCACAATCATAATattgaatgttgatatatgttgtCCTAGTCAAATAATGTTGTCTGATTAATCATAAAAATGACAAGTATTTACATCAAATTGGTCTTTGCTGTATGAATATAATTTTCTTGTGTTAAATAGTTTGAGGGAGTGCTTAGTAGGTTTGAGGTCTTCTTAGATATTTTATCTGGATAAAAATTAAGGTTGATTTATtatactgtttttgttttacatacaaCACGATTAGATTTATCAATATCTCTTCTCTTACTAAGAACACTTCTAATATTACTCTTTGTTGACATGTTTTTAGTAACCATTCTTAACCATTGTCCAAATCAAACCAACACTAGCCAGATTAAATGGGACTACTGAGAACAACACTAGCTAGATTAAATGGGACTACTAAGAAATACACTAGCCAGATTAAATGGGACTACTGAGAAATTAAGTAAAAAACaagtcaaacaaacaaaacaaacaaattaaaagaaaaatatatttaaaaaaaagatgaagATGACATTCAGCTAAAGTTACGCAGGACAAAAAtgcagcccccccccccccccccccccccccccccccccccctcccttcAACACAATCTGTTAGTTTTCTTTAACTGGACCAGTTAAGAAAATACTGTATATGTCATGCAGATAAGTTTTGTGATGACTGATTACTTTCAACATTGTCTGTTTAGCTGAAGtaacaatgtttgatttagACCTACATTAAAAAATACTTACTGGTTGTAATAAAGCAGTGTTATTTACTGGTACTGGCTTGTTAGACATCCGGGCCTATATATCTATCTCCGGGCTTGTAAAACACTTTACCTCCGTTACTAACCTTCCCTATATAGAACACATAGAATACACTTTTTTACCTTATTGCTAGCCTGCGTTTGATTGACTCGAAATGTATTGTGAAATCACTGACTTGTATTATATTTAAGATATCAATATGTTATGTATCTTTTAGACTTGTTTAGAAGTAGATAAAATGTCCccggtgtgtatatatactttaagtAGTCTACAACAAAGCAAACCTACAGCAGCATCGATCGCTGATTCCAAGCATCTTCCCATTTGTCATGAATTAGTGATGATGCTACATTCTACATACTACTAGGCAGCAAAGCCATACAGCCCAGGTGTAATAATAGCATTTACCAGGTGGAAcattaaaaattaacaaaatgtacTTTTTGTAAAATGGGTGTTCAGTTAAagatatgaatatatttttattggaTTCTGTAAATTGTGAAACTACTTAAAGGGTAACAAAAttgattaaacaaaaaagaaaaatatgaaaaatattttttttttcgaggCAAAGGTATATGATATTGTCTCTGGGTATCAATATTATATCTTGTCAATGCTTACAGTTgtaatctttttaaaagataagtTATGTTAGAGGAAGCTATCCGCCTTATCTGACTTTAAATCCCCTGCCAGGTAATAAGGCCATGCATGTATATTTCAGCTTGATAAAAATGCTAACTGAAATGCTATATCATTGTTCTATATAACTCCACTCCCCACTGAGTCAAAGTTTAGTTTAGCTAAATCGGAAAGGTTAAATGTCGAGTGCTTCAAATTATTTAGGCTCCATTCgcaaatgtttatttttctccATGATGACATCAGAAATTCCAAAATTTTTAAttctgatatatttcatatgagTACACAAAGTCCAGCAACCTTTATGTTCCTCGTTCTCCATCACATCACTGCTACATATATAAATTAGtagttttgaaatttaaaatctttttaatgTTAATCCAGAATCGGTGATAAATTGTCTACCATATTATGATTCCAAATCTTGAAAATCAACCCATAAATAAGTTAAATACACCAACATATCCTGAAACAtagactgaaaaaaaaaaaattaattaaaatgtcgGCAAGTCGCAACCGAACTGATAAAAATCACATTCTCAACACTGGTATTTAAAGAGGAAGAGTTTAATAGCCATTTTAAAGCTCAGCCTTGAGCAGTGAGAAATGCCAGCAAATGGGCAAAACTTTGCATAATTTGGTAAGAATGTAATGCAAACTTTTATATTATAGAAAGTAAATTGACTTTAACACAGGGGTCTTGCCTTTCAAGAacttttctttatttaaaatcCCATACAGGTAGCAAAGCAAATACTATACTAGCAATTCTTCTGAGCTTAATATAATTGCAATCCACTTTCTCAGGTGTTCAGCCCTTTATGGGGATAttacaattcaattcaattaatttcatttattactttaaatcTTAAGGtttatcatttcaaatatatattacaaacattgTACTTGTACAGACCCATATGTCTCAATTTTCTTAACCCTGTGTAGAACCCTTTTCTTAACCAGACCCCTATTTCAGGAGTCTGTCCCCTTTGTATATATTACGTACCCTATACTTCCACAGACTCATATATCAGGTGTCTAGCCCCTGTTTATATACTACGACCCCTATACTAGTACAGGCCCCTATCTCAGGTGTCAGGCCCCTATTTATATAATTCAACCCCTATAATAACACAGACCCCTAGCTATCTCAGGTGTCTGGCCCCTCTGTATAACTACACTATATACAACCCCTATACTAACACAGACCCCTATCTCAGGTGTCTAGCCCCTCTGTATACTACACTACGACCCCTATACAACACAGACCCCTATCTCAGGTGTCTGGCccctgtttatatatattgcatCCCCTTTACTTACTCAGACGCCTATCTCAGGTGTCTGGCCCCTATTTATATACTACGACCCCTATACTAACACAGACCCCTTTCTCAAATGTCTGGCCCCTGTTTATATAATTCAACCCCTATATTTACACAGACCCCAATCTCAGGTGTATGACCCCTCTGTATGCTACACTACAACCCCTATACAACAGACCCCTATCTCAGGAATCTGTTCTCTCTGTATGCTACACTACGACCCCTATACAACACAGACCCCTATCTCAGGTGTCTGGCCCCTGTTTATATATTGCATCCCCTTTACTTACTCAGACCCATATCTCAGATGTATGACCCCTGTTTATATACTACGACCCTAGTATTCATACACAAATCCCTATTTCAGGTGTCTGGCCCCTATTTATATACTACGACCCCTATACAACAAAGACCCTATCTCAGGTGTCTGGCCCCTGTTTATATATTGCATCCCCTTTACTTACTCAGACCCATATCTCAGATGTATGACCCCTGTTTATATACTATGACCCAAAGTATTCATACACACATCCATATTTCAGGTGTCTGGCCCCTATTTATATACTACGACCCCTATACTTACACAGACTCCTATTTCAGGTGTCTGGCCCCTCTGTATAACTACACTACGACCCCTATACTAACACAGACCCCTATCTGAGGTGTCTGGCCCCTATTTATATACTACAACCCCTATACTTACACAGACCCCTATCTGAGGTGTCTGGCCCCTATTTATATACTACAACCCCTACACTAACACAGACCCCTAGCTATCTCAGGTGTTTGGCCCCTCTGTATAACTACAGTACGACCCCTATACTAGTACAGACCCCTATCTCAGGGGTCCTGTTTATATACTATGACCCCTAGTATTCATACACACATCCATATTTCAGGTGCCTGGCCCCTGTAATACTGACCCTGTCTCCAGTACCTAGCCCCTGTTATACACTGCAAACCCTCTACTATACATTCCCTGACCTCTATCTCGGGTGCCTGGCCctgtatatcactatatatgTTATGACCCCCATACTTACACAGACCCCTATCTGAGGTTTCTGGCCCTTATTAATATACTTTAACCCCTATAATGATTCACAGACTGTGAAATTCATGGTCCGTTCATGACATTAGTATATGACTTTTGTCCTTAAATCTGGCCCTTTATTTTAGGCTTTATATACCATATACTTTTATTACTTATATTCAATACTTCCAGTATGACCCCTATAGCTTAATTTATCAGACTCCTTGTTTGGTGTGTTTTCGACCCCTTATCGGGTCCCTTTGTGACACTGACCCCCTTTACATAAGAAGTCAACACATATTTATCTTGTgtggtatacatatgtaccttcttctatatggtagatatatttACCGTTGCAAGTAATAATCAATCTTAAATACTTTGGATAAAACTAACGGTATAAATAATATTCAGAAATGTCTGAAGAGGTTTCCaagtcattaaaaatgaattgaTCATGATGTTTTATTCGAATACCAGATTCAGACTAATGGTTACTTGAAGCAATAATGTATGAAGCCTTATCATGATAATCTAATACCGGTATTTCTATACAAACATGTAATTTATCTGAAAACTAATAATCCATGATACACACATGTTCAAACAGATTTCTCAGGTATCGGTGTATCAGGTCATTCTGTGGCAAAACAGAAAtctaaaatgtcattatataatgtttCAGACTTGTTGTATCGTTTAAATAAAAGAACTCGTGTAAtaatcatttaaagatttatgaaagaaaaaatattgtgattttCATCCATTCTGGTAAAAGTCTAAGAAATGATGAACACTTTGTCATTTAAGTTAAAATGTTTTAGTCataatataatttacaggtaGCCAAAATGTAAGATTTGCAATATGGCAAcataaaaatacaggtaaaggTTCGTTGAAGGGATTACTAATACggataagaaaaaaaaaaattaagccTTTTAAGTTCTGTTTTTAAGACATGTGTATTGGGTTTAACAATGCTGCCGGAATATATCAACTTTAATCCACCTAATTCTTTTGTGCAAGGTATTTCATGCTTTTGTGCATTTAAATAGACTGTTGAGGCCGAGCGCCCTGGATAGGGTTCCTGTGTATGTTAATGAACCTATAGAAGTCTGCGAGCTGGTTGCTGGGTTGCCTTAGCCAAACAATAACGCAAACATTCAGTCCTATTTCAATCTAGTCTGGCTGTGTTGGTGTTCGGTGTGGGCTGTCCTCTTGGTGcgtgtgtgttgtttatgaatGTTTTTAGTGTTGGATACTAACAAATATTCGCCGATCGGTTGTcaatttattgacattttttttgttttgtgggTTTAAGGTAAGATTGTTTACTCTagaaattattgtttgtttagATTTTACTCTTATCAAACTGAACTACTGTAAACATGGCGGACAGAAATATGATAGGCAGATAGCTGCCAATTTGTTTCTATTTATCGTACTACCATAATTCTTGTTAAATCAAAGTTGTGATTTCTGATTTTTTCTCATTAAATACATAAAAGTGATGATTTATATCCGTCAGCTTTTAAgatattatttatctgttatTAGGAACTTGATATGTTACTATCAAAATTTAAACtgtgaatttttattttgtttgccTAGTGATAGAGCCATTCAGAGTGTTTTGAAGTagtaaattttatatatctcccatctatatagaaatgtttataaatatgccCTGATAAGGCCCTAGAGGCTAGAGGCAGGACTGAATTTTATTGTACTTGGTCAAAATTGAAAATCTCAATATCAGAATCAAGTTGGCAAGTAGAGagattttacatttaaattcttCTGTCATAATTTTATAGAATAATACTAACagcaaatatattaattatgtaTTAGTTTTGAATGTTGAGAAAGGTATGATTTTTAACACTCATGGTCACttcattttctaattttgacACCCCAACTTGATAacataattacctccccttggtgAAGccttgtacatatacatacttGAGTAGCTTTTTTATTTGTGAGCAGCAGACAAAAATTTACATATCAAATTGAAGTTTATGAAGTATCAAAATAGAAATCTGATTTAGTGATTGATAATAAATTCACAAATATTATCTTTGTGTTTCAGGAGTGCGCAGACAGTGAATAACCATGGTGTACAATTATACGAAACCTAGGGGGCCAATTGCTGCCCAGTACAGCAGCCCTGGCCCATGTTACGGTTTACCTAGTTTACTTGGACAAAAAGGTCATGACCCTAGGAGTTATCATAATAAGGGCCCAGCTTATCCATTTGGAATTCGTCATGGTAAATTCAGGGATGATTGCAGCCCTGGCCCATGCTACTTATTAAACTCTAAGGTGTACAAAGACGGTACTGATGGCACCCCCCATTATTCTTTGTATGGCCGTCAAAAGGAAAGCACCCAGTTCAAAGTTCCCGGCCCTGGTGCATACAGCCCTGAGAAGGTTGGGCCCACCGCTCACCACAGGCATCCAGCATACAGCTTCGGCACACGTCATCAAAACAGGAAGACGGATTCCACGCCAGGTAGAGTACTAATGCGTTCTGCACTTGACAGTTTTTGTTTGACACACCAGTGCCATGTTTTCGCTTGAGATGAATGTGTGTGTATGGAATTTTTTCGATTATATATATCGGCACCAAAGATTTTCTGTAAACCTTGACACAGCTCATGCAATCATGGATCATAACATGCAGTGGTTACTGGCTGACTGACAAAGATTAATAGTATGAAAACATTCTGAACATGTATACAAGTTGTATTCTCAAAATTTAGCACATATAACTGAATTGAGACAGATTAGTACGTGccagagaaaacaaaaaataaaatgatttttttttatttgaaaactttTAACACAAAAAGGGGTTACAGGAAATTTCATTAAATAGTGAATCTAGAATTTTCAGGAgtattttgggaatttggcttaaatgaGAATTAATTTCAGTTGGAAATGGATCACATTACTGGCCCAAAAAAGGTCTCAGAAAAAGCCTTGTTTATGTTTAAGAGTTCCCTACAATCAGGAGgaaataaatttaacatgtcATATACAGTAAAAATCTGTTATTTCGCCGCCCGTTATACCGCCAAACTCTCGTATCGCCATGAATTTATTTAGAACGGATCCCCTCCCACACTAATGCACCCGTTTTACCGCCTAACTCATACCGCCATCCACCATCGTAttgacaaaaaatgacaaaaataacaTCATCTTAACCTCATTAATATTGCCAAAATCACGGAGAGCAGACGGTTGCCATATagcgaggttttactgtattttctCTTCTACATAATCCAAAAGGCTAAACAACACAAATTCAAATCATTGACACAAAAATAGACACTTCACACACATCATACAAATTCCTCACCTGAACTATTAATCTCTTtaatagagagaaaaaaataataatcatgtGTGCTTGCTGTTACCTGTGTCACCTGCATGACACGTATAAGCTATACGCAAGCCCATTTGCACATGCAAATACTGGTAGCGCCACCTATTGGAATATCTCATACCAAAGAGAAAATAATTATATCCTAAGTCCTATGTCAaccatttgaaattatttgtatATCATAGAGTTGATTCCAACGAGAAAACTACTGCTGGAAAACATGTTTTATGCTATATTTATCTTGTAAGTAAATAATAATTTCTCTCAAGGAATAATGTTTACCATATTACTCTAAGTGCCGGACAGTTTATACTGGGAACTGGGAAGTAATCACACAAGTAGACTTCCAAAGGTTCCATTTAATCTATCGATATGAACATGACAGTTTCGAATTATCCTGTTGACTTCATTAATCTGTACTGGTATTTAAATGTTGGTAACATTTAAAATCTACcataaaatttattgatattctGATTGTATCTGAAGGAGTCAATTAACCGCCATTCATATTACTGGTAGTATTTAATTTGTTCCaagtctgtacatgtattacaagtTACGGGTATTCATCCATGACCACATACTAGAGAAACGATTAATTGCATTAactgtatttatgtaaaaaaaaaacaacaacaaattttCATCAGATACAGGGGcagtggtggccgagtggttaaggtgtcccgacactttatcactagccctccacctctgggttgcaagtccgaaacctacgtggggcagttgccaggtactgaccataggccagtggtttttctctgggtactccggctttcttccacctccaaacctggcacgtccttaaaatgaccctggctgttaataggacgttaaacaaaataaaccaaaccaatcatcaGATACTggttggatatatatatataaatgcttgAATGCAGGTTTTCAAGTGATtcatgtttaaaattaaaatcattttactTAAATTTAAGCATATTTCAAGAATTTGCTTTCATGAGTAAAATCTGTTAATCAAAAGGACATTTTACCATTCAACTGTTAGCTTTCGAAATATTTTATGCACGAGTGTAAGCACACATTTTCTGATTGATTGTTACCTATTAACACGCTAGTATAACCTACTCAGTATGGCATTCATTGATTTTTCACGTCTAACATATTGTTTGGCATAGTTAATTAAGTAGACTTGCTCAAGTCCTCAGAATTGCAACTCTGCGAAAGAAAATGAACATATATTCAAAGATATGAGGTTTTCAATGtagaaaaagaaatttatacttgAGCCTTGGGTATTTTTTCTTGTTGAAAGAGATTATGAAGTCGCTGCGTTTATCGATGAATGTTTTCATGAATATAAAATAGACTGATTAAGCTCTAAACCGTGATGTGAATTTCTTATCAGCAAAATATTATGTCAGTGCTAGACAAGAAATGTAATGAAGAAATGTAATGATATTGTTAAACTGTTTTATGGGGCTATCTAGCAGACCATGGTCTACTTGGTGTTCTCTTGGTCAGATTTACTGCAAGTTTTACAGACAGGCTGAGGAGTTGTCCTAAAATAAATGTCAACAACATTGTTTTATAAGGGTAAacactatacatatataggttGGTTGTGAATTGACCACTTAATGTTCTCCTCTATCCAAGTACTGTACACAATAAAAGTGCCCAAACACAGCTCTATCAACTATACCTCAAGTGATATAGGGTTTTAGCTTCTTCTGCAAGCCTAATACGGCATATCATAAATGCCAAGGTGAAATAACGATTATCATATAGGTATTGACTGTTAAAAGCTTCGagaaaaaattaatgaaattctAGATGACATTTGAAACTCTTGACTGATCAATATCACCATAGAGGCCCTATTGTATACACTAACAGCTGATTAACCTGATAGGTGTTCACCCAGGAGCTAATGGTTATTTCCGTAAACGTAAAatttaatcattaaatatttgtacGGTTTTTATGGACCTTTGTCAGGTATTGCTACCTATTTTTTTCCGATTTGTGAATTTTTATCTTGCCTTGAGATGAATTGTATTGTGTTACcgtaaaatgtttatatatatcaacaccAAGTCATGATCGTTTCATAAATCATGTACGAAGAGTTTATCAATTGCTGAGAGAAAATAGAAGTGCATCAAAAGTTATATGGTTAATTTAAAAATGGGGTACAATCCTTTTCTTAGCAGCCATTCAATTGAggtttataatgttttatatgagTCTGTACAAAGGAGTTTAAAATTACTTTGAAACTGAATACTGGCTCACTGTAGTAATTGGTGGGAGATGAAAATAAGCAATACCTTATAGCTAAAGAATgctttcgaaaaaaaaaaaaaaagaaggggAAAAAAAGGCAAGGTTTActttttgatggattttttccagattgttgttgtttaattaattatgtGTTAATTAATAAGCATGGCATATTATTTGTTTACAGCTGCTAACAAGTACACTCTCCCCGATATGACTGGCAAAACTGTACAGAGTGGAAAGAAACAGTCCCCAATCTACTCCATGACTGGTCGCCAGAATCAGGGATCATTCAGTGACGATTTGGCCAAGGTAAGAGTTTTCTCCCCTTTTCGTTTTCATTTCAACTGAAACAAATTTTGGACAAATTTGTATTGAATGTCCCCTGGTAAAAGCCTACTGGTATACATATTTTCTCTCCATTTTAGATTTAagtagaaaacaaaaaacaaaacaaaaacaaaaacaggacAAAGAGAGGCACTTAAGTTTGTTTTATGATGATTTATTATATCGATTATAAAATCCTGCGattatgtaatgtaaacaagaaatatttttataaaagataaacggcatagttttaatgctggtggttataatataaataaatgaacgaactaatgtgtttcagcacagaaaacaaaattatatcagtttgaatcattttgcatttgaatcaggaatataattttattaatgtgtcatttgaaaagatacatccacttattcagcttgcattcaatcttaactttgtttcgtttttaactgcatatatatctgtattttgcattgaccgctacattgaccaatcacatacttcatcttgaccattaacgccacctgtcgcgtcatatccgggccaaaacaaaattatacggctatgccgaaaaaagttTTTGATGTAGAAAGAAATCCATTCCATGtgtaatgttgtttattttcagtGCCCTGGACCCGGAACATACGATGTCACAGACCCTAATTCGTACAAACATAAGGCTGCCCTGTACAGTATGACAAGTAGGAATATGATGCCAGGAGATACCACACAAAAACCAGGACCGGGAGCTCACTCACCGGAGAATGTAAGTGTAACACAGGTTCTAACATATTGTATTTATGTTAATGGGTGCTGGGGATCAAACCCTGGACCACTTGCTTACCTGTCCTCCGCTCAACTGTTCAAGCTATGGCGAAGTACGCTATATTGCAGAAAGTATTTACTATGGTTTCATAATCCTTTTTTACGGAGAAAAACATGTCCTGGATTCCAAAGTTACAGCGATACTTCAATTAaaagtaacacaaaagtcaaaTTCCCTAGTCCCTATATGGGCGTCAATGTAATCAATTGTGCCTCCGTTACGGATAGAACCCAAGAACTCTGACTTAATAGTCCTACATTCAACAGATCAGGCTGCAAAAAATTATTCTCTAAGGAGCgatatattgtggctagtatttacctgGATAACATATACAGGCTAGCATAAAGGTGACCAACTACACTACTATTACTCacagaaatttgaaaaaaaatttttaatttgatttaaacccagtttcatcaacagtCCTTTACTTGAGGATTTAAGATTTAAGGCAAAAATCTGAGTTAGGAAAGATTCCAGAAGTGCATTCCTGTGTAAAATTTCAAGTGAAGGAGTTTCTTAAGTTTAGCTGTGTTGGTGAAACTGTTGTCCATTGTTTTAACTGTCAAAATTGACACAGATTCATCAGAATTAATAGAAATTCTCAGTAGAATAGAAAGAAAAATTCTGAATGGTAATCTATTTCTGTGTTATGAACATGTAATGCTCTTGTATCTTTTTTTGGTAAGTGATGCTAAAAAATCACGAAcaatttatttgtttgattgcacacaattaatatttttttccctttttttttgaCAGGTTTGCATCAATAAGAAGCAATACCCAACTTATTCATTTGGAATCCGTCATTCTCAGTACCTGGCACCTTTGATAGTGGAAGTCCAAGATTAGAATATGAAAATGGGAACACGATTTTGGATGATTCAATTTTTTGGATAAAGACActtttgtttacagttttacAACTACAGTTGAAAATCTGTGCGATAATTTTTACATTCCTGCCAATATATTTCAGAAATGTTATTcaaattttatcttttaattcTTGTTAATGGAGAATGTTTCCATTCACTTTTTCCGTCCATAGCTCTGGCTGTGATATTTCCTAGCTGTTTTTCTTCGTGTATTAGATTATAGTTACCGTAACTGTTGTCTTTCAGTTGAATTTCATGGTCAATGTTTATTTTCTCTCCCAGTGAGTCTACTAGATAAAACCAGAGCTCAGAAGTTGTGTTAACCCGTGTCAGTATTAATAAAGTGTCACATTCAGGGTCTTGTTCGAAGTTAAAGAGaatttatttctataatatatttatatgttactGTAGTCTGTGTGTAGAACGATTTTTCTTTGGATAggaaaaatatgatttttgaagttttttgtCGCGTTCTCAACGTTGGCATCCTTTTGTGATATCTCCGAACTggtcatgtttattttttttttttacacacaTACATTCTACATACATCAATTCatctgtacagtatacctgatattttattgatgttCAGATAGCAAGTATTTATGAAAAgcttatttacatatttaattatttccagttctctgtatataaacattttttatagATTCTTTATCTTGTTTCTGTACGGCAATCTTACCAGGCTtctacattgtagatatatatactaatgcTATCAAATCATTTATTGTGTATGTCGGTATGGATGCAATTTTAAGTATTAAA is a window encoding:
- the LOC117326917 gene encoding outer dense fiber protein 3-like; the protein is MVYNYTKPRGPIAAQYSSPGPCYGLPSLLGQKGHDPRSYHNKGPAYPFGIRHGKFRDDCSPGPCYLLNSKVYKDGTDGTPHYSLYGRQKESTQFKVPGPGAYSPEKVGPTAHHRHPAYSFGTRHQNRKTDSTPAANKYTLPDMTGKTVQSGKKQSPIYSMTGRQNQGSFSDDLAKCPGPGTYDVTDPNSYKHKAALYSMTSRNMMPGDTTQKPGPGAHSPENVCINKKQYPTYSFGIRHSQYLAPLIVEVQD